Below is a genomic region from Candidatus Methylomirabilota bacterium.
CGAGGCGGTTCCTGTAGCGGAAGAGGCTGTGGAACGAAACATCGCACTGGGATTCCTGGCCCACCATGGCTTGGCGGTCGTCGCGCTAGCCGAGGTCTTGTCCCTGGTTCGGCGAATGGAAGATGCCAGGAATTGCGCTGAACGCGCAGTGACAATTTCGCTCGATCGCGACGAACCCGGACACCAGGCGTACGGTCTGCATCTCCTAGGTGAGATCGCCGCAAGCCTCGATAGGCCCAATATCGAGTTTGCGGAGCGCTGCTATCAGGAGTCCACCGCCGTCGCTGCCGACGCCGGCATGGGCCCGCTCATCGCCCACTGCCACCTCGGCCTTGGGAAGCTCTACCGGCGCACGGGCAAGCGCGAGCAAGCCCAGGAGCACCTCACCACCGCGACGACGATGTACCGCGACATGGACATGCGGTTCTGGCTGGAGCAGGCGGAGGCGATCATGGGTGCACTTCCGTGAGGAACTGCCGTGGCGTCATGACCCGGAGCGGTACTCCGGTGCGCCGATTCATCCAGCGTCCGAAGTCCGCCACGTCGCCCGTCACGAAGTGGGTGGCGTGGGCGACGATCGCCGCCGCGAGGAGTGGCCGATCCTTCGCAGACAGCTCCGGAGGCGTCAGCCGCTCGACGTCGGCCGGCGCCGGCTCTCTGACGACGCGAACGGCGGTAAGGCTCCTCCGTAGGGTGGGCAGCGCCGCCGGTCGCTTCGCCTCGAGATTCCTTTCGGCCTCGACGATTGCAAGGGGCGAGGTCAGGAGCGTGACGCGGCCCGCCGCTCCCAGCTCGACCAGGAGCGCTGAGAGTCCGTCCGGGCTGTATGTGGCGGTGAAGAGAATGTTGGCGTCGAGGAAGACACGGAGGTCAGCCACGACTGCGACGGCGCCGCACGCCCGCCTTCAAGCCCCAGCGCCGGCGGAGCGCCGTCCGCTCACGCGGATTGGCGCGATCCGCCCCGACCAGGCGCTCGATCTCCTCGTCGGCATAGAACGAGACTGGGGTCACCGCAGCGGGATCCAGGACGATCTTCCCGGCCTCCTCCCGCAGCAGCAGGACGGAGCCGGGGGCGAGCCGCAGGCGTGCGCGCACGGGTTTGGGCAAGGTGATCTGGCCCCTCGGAGAGACGATCAGGGTCGTCGTCGTGCCAGGCGTGCGAGAAGCCATCAGTCCACCTCCAACATCATATTAGCAGAATTTCTGCAATTCCGCCGGCCAGGAATCGCGCGTGCGTTTGTGGTGACTCCGGCATGAAGTGCTTCCGGTGCCAGCACGAGAACCCACCGCAGTCGCACTTCTGCTTCGAGTGCGGCGCCCGCCTCGCCCCGACTTGCTCCAGTTGCGGCGCAGAACTCCCCGCCGGGGTCAAGTTCTGCAATCAGTGCGGGCAGGCTGCGGCGGGCCAGGCTCCCGCCACACCTCGCCTCGTGTCGCCAGAGACCTACACGCCGAAGCACCTCGCCGAGAAAATCCTCACCTCGAAAGCCGCCCTCGAAGGGGAGCGCAAGCAGGTCACTGTCCTCTTCGCCGATCTGAAGGGCTCGATGGAGTTGCTCGCCGACCGCGATCCCGAGGAGGCGCGCAAGCTTCTCGACCCTGTCCTCGAGCGAATGATGGAGGCCGTGCACCGCTACGAGGGCACGGTGAACCAGGTGATGGGCGATGGGATCATGGCGCTCTTCGGCGCGCCCCTCGCCCACGAGGACCACGCCGTGCGGGCGTGCTATGCGGCGCTGCGGATGCAGGAGTCGGTGAAGCGCTACGCAGAGGAGGCGCGCCGCGCGCACGGCGTGAACGTGCAGATCCGCGTCGGGCTCAACTCGGGCGAGGTCGTCGTCCGCGCCATCGACAGCGACCTGCACATGGACTATTCCGCGATCGGCCAGACGACGCATCTCGCCGCGCGCATGGAGCAGCTGGCGCGGCCGGGCACGGCGCTGATGACCAAGGACACGCTGCGGCTGGCCGAGGGGTACATCGAAGTCCGGCCCTTGGGCCCGGTGCCGGTGCGGGGACTCGCCGAGTCGGTGGAGATTTTCGAGATCGTCCGCGCCGGGGCTGTCCGCTCGCGGCTGCAGGCGGCGGCCGCGCGCGGGCTCACGCCCTTCGTCGGGCGCGACGGCGAGCTGGGGCGCCTGCGCGAGACGCTCGAGAAGGCGCGGGCGGGGCAGGGGCAGATCGTGGCCGTGTCGGGTGAGCCCGGCGTGGGCAAGTCGCGCCTCTTCTGGGAGTTCACGCACTCGCACCGGACGCACGGTTGGCTCATCCTCGAGAGCTCGCCCCTGTCCTACGGGCGGATGACCTCGTACCTGCCGGTCAGCGACCTCCTCAAGACGTACTTCGGCATCGAGGACCACGACGACAAGCGGCGTATTCGCGAGAAGGTCACCGGCAAGATCTTGACACTCGATGACAACCTGCGCGGCACCATTGCCGTGTTCCTCGGGCTTCTCGACGTGAGCACGGACGACGTCGAACAGAACACGGACCCGCGCGAGCGCCGCCGCCGGACCCTCGACGCGCTCAAGCGCCTACTGCTGCGCGAGAGCCAGGTGCAGCCGCTTCTCGTGATCTTCGAGAATCTCCACTGGCTCGACGGGGAGACGCAGGCCTTCCTCGACAGCCTGGTCGAGAGCCTGCCGGCGGCGCGCATGCTGCTGATGGTGAACTACCGGCCGGAGTACACGCACGACTGGGGCAGCAAGAGCTACTACACGCAGTTCCGCATGGACCCGCTCCAGCCCGAGAGCGCGGGCGAGCTCCTCCAGGCCATCCTGGGCAACGATGCGGCGCTCACGCCGATAAAGAAGCTTCTAGTGTCGCAAACCGAGGGCAACCCGTTCTTTCTCGAGGAGTGCGTCCAGTCCCTGGTCGAGGTCGGCGCGCTCTCGGGCGATCGCGGGCAGTACCGCATGGCGAAAGCTGTCGAGACCTTGCAGATGCCGCCGACCGTCCAGGCGGTGCTGGCCTCGCGCATCGACAGGCTCGATCCCGAGGACAAGCGCCTGCTGCAGGCGGCGTCCGTCATCGGCAAGGATGTGCCCTTCGCGCTCCTCGACGCCATCGCCGAGCTCCCCGAGGAGACGCTGCGCACGGGGCTGCTGCGGCTGCAGTCGGCCGAGTTCATCTACGAGACAACGCTCTTTCCCGCGCTGGAGTACACCTTCAAGCACGCGCTCACCCACGACGTCGCCTACGGCAGCCTGGTCACGGGACGGCGCAAGGTGCTGCACGCGCGGGTGGTGGACGCGCTCGAGCGCCTTTACAGCGACCGCTTGAGCGAGCAGGTCGAGCGCCTGGCGCACCACGCGGTCCGCGGGGAAGCGTGGGAGAAGGCGATCGGCTATCTTCGCCAGGCCGGCGCGAAGGCCACCTCTCGCGCCGGCAACCAGGAGGCCGTCGCGTTCCTCGAACAGGCGCTCCAGGTGCTCACCCACCTGCCGGAGGGCCGCGCCAAGCTCGAGCAGGCGATCGACATCCGGCTCGAGCTGCGCCCGCCGCTGCTCCAGCTCGGACGGCTGCGCGAGGTCCTCCAGCTCTCGAAGGAGGCCGAGCAGCTCGGCGCCGAGCTGGGCGACGAGTCGCGCCTGGCGCGCGTGTACAGCTACCTCGTCAACTATCACTACCTGAATGGCGAGCCCGACCTCGCCATCGACTACGGCGAGCGCTGCCTGCGCATCGCTGACGCGACCCAGGATCTCGCGCTGCAAGCCCTCGCCCGAACCTACCTCGGCCTCTCGTGCCACGCGCAGGGGCAGTACCGGCGCGCCGAGCTCATCCTGCGGCAGAACGTGGACGCGCTCGCCGAGGCGCGCGGGACCGCCGCCGACCAGTCGGCCATCTCCTACGTCACGTCGAGCGGGTGGCTGGCCTTCACGCTGGCGGAGCTCGGCGACTTCCACGGCGCGGATGCCTGCGTGGACCAGGCGCTGCGCGTGGCGGACGGGGCGGGCCACGTGTACGGCCAGACCATCGCGCGCACCCTGGCCGGGCTGGTGTGGCTGCGACGCGGCCACCTCGAGCGGGCGCTCGGGCTCTTGCAGCCGAGCCTCGACGCCTGCCGCGAGAAGCACCTCGACGTCTGGCGGCCCATCCCGTCCTCGCTGCTCGGGTTGACGCTGGCGCTCTCCGGCAGGCTCGACGAAGCGATGCCGCTGCTCCAGGACGGCGTGCACCTGAGCGAAGTCCTCGGCGTCAACGCGTACCTCGCGCTGTGGACGCTCCACTGGGCCGAGGGGCTCATGGCCGCGGGCGAGGACGAGCGGGCCCGCGAGATGGCGCGGCACGCCCTCGATCTGGCCGGCTCGCACAAGGAGCGCGGGCATCAGGCCTGGGCGTGGCTCCTGCTCGGCGACCTGGCATCCCGCAGGGGAGCGCCGGCGCTCGCCGAGGCCGAGCAGCACTACCGGGAGTCGCTCGCCATCGCCGAGGAATTGCGCATGCAGCCCGTCGTCGCCCACGCGAAGATGGGGCTCGGGCGGGTGATGCGGCTCGCCGGCGACCGCGCGCGAGCCGAAGAGTATCTGGTGACCGCTTTCATGTTGTTCCGGGGCATGGACGTTCCTTACTGGGTCAGGAAATGCGGGAAGGAGATGATGCAGCTCGGAGAGATCTTCGTCGTCGCGCGATACAATCCGCAACTCTATGACTACCTCGAGCGCGAGTTCAGGCACGAGGAGCGGATCCGCATCATCATGGACCGCCGGGTCGGCGAGCGCCGCCAGCGCGCGGACCCCGCGTCGGGCGAGCGCCGGCAGACCGACCGCCGCCGGCACGAGGACGTGGACGCGAACCTGCGTGAGCGCGGTTTCGTGATCCTGCACAGCGGCAACGGCGCCTCGTGATCGTCTTCTACCCCGCCCGGTGACGACGGCCGACCTCGCCCACCAAGGGAAGGACGCATGGGCATTCCGCTGTCCGACGACGTCAAGGCCCTGATCCCGGGCGGTCCTCTGCCGATGCCCGGGGGTGAAGCCGCGACGGCCATCGAGCTCAGGACCGACACGATCGACTCCGAGCTCGGCCCCATCGTCATCGTTACGGACGCCCGGGCGCTCTGCGCGCTCGACTTCGGCGACTGCGAGGAGCGCATGAAGGAGCTCCTCACGCGCCGCTTCGAGGACCTCGTGCTCCGGCACGAAGCGAATCCGCTCGGCGTGAGCGAGAAAGTCCGCGCCTACTTCGCCGGCGACCTCCACTCGCTCGATGGTATCGCGGTGGACCCGGGCGGCACGGAGTTCCAGCAGACGGTCTGGTCGGCGCTCAGGAAGATTCCCGTCGGGACCACGCGCACCTACGGCCAGCTCGCCGCCCGGATCGGGCGGCCCACGGCCTCGCGCGCGGTCGGGCTCGCCAACTCTCTCAACCCCGTGGCCATCGTCATCCCGTGTCACCGCGTGATCGGGAGCAACGCGTCCCTCACGGGCTACGCGGGCGGGCTTCCGCGCAAACAGTGGCTCCTGCGCCACGAAGGCGCGCTCCTCTGACCTGATTCGCTCGCTGGAGCCGCCGTCCATTGGCCGCGACCGAGTTAGACACAAGGGTACCGTGTGGGTAGGCTTGGAGGCCGCCGGAGATGGCTGCCCGGCTTTCCGCACACCAGATGGTCAACATCGACTTTAGGAGGATTCACATGGCGATCAAGGTTGGTGACAAGCTGCCGGACGGCACCCTGACGGAAATGATCGAGACCGAGACGGCTGGCTGCACGATAGGGCCGAACGCCTTCCAAGTCTCGGACCTCGCGAAGGGCAAGCGCATTGTCATCTTCGCCGTGCCCGGGGCATTCACGCCCACGTGCTCGGCGAAGCACGTGCCCGGGTACACGGCCAACTACGACAAGATCAGGGCCAAGAAGGTGGACGAGATCTGGTGCGTCGCGGTGAACGACGCCTTCGTGATGGGGGCGTGGGCCAAGGACCAGAAGAGCGCCGGCAAGGTGCGCATGCTGGCGGACGGCGGCGCCGCCTACACGAAGGCCCTCGGGCTCGAGTTCGACCTGATCGCCCGCGGCATGGGCGTCCGCTCGCAGCGGTACGCGATGCTCGTCGAGGATGGCGTGGTCAAGGCGCTCAACGTCGAGGCCCCGGGGAAATTCGAGGTCAGCGACGCGGAGAGCATGCTGAAGCTGCTCTAGTCCGCCCGCGAGCGCGCGATGCGCTCGCGAAGCTCCTCGATCGGCATGCCGCCGGCCGGCGGCTGCTTCAACTCACGCTCGGTGTCGTTCGAAGCCCGCGCCGGAGGCGGCGTCGACGTCGGCAGGACCGGCAGCCACCCTCCGGGGCATTCGGGCACGTACGGGTAGTAACCCTGCGCGCTCCGGCAGTAGGCCCAGTACTGTGGTTGAGATTCACCGTATGCCGGATACGGGACATAGACTGGGGTCGGGTAGGTATACGCGTACGTCGAAGG
It encodes:
- a CDS encoding PIN domain-containing protein, which gives rise to MADLRVFLDANILFTATYSPDGLSALLVELGAAGRVTLLTSPLAIVEAERNLEAKRPAALPTLRRSLTAVRVVREPAPADVERLTPPELSAKDRPLLAAAIVAHATHFVTGDVADFGRWMNRRTGVPLRVMTPRQFLTEVHP
- a CDS encoding AbrB/MazE/SpoVT family DNA-binding domain-containing protein; this encodes MASRTPGTTTTLIVSPRGQITLPKPVRARLRLAPGSVLLLREEAGKIVLDPAAVTPVSFYADEEIERLVGADRANPRERTALRRRWGLKAGVRRRRSRG
- a CDS encoding adenylate/guanylate cyclase domain-containing protein is translated as MSPETYTPKHLAEKILTSKAALEGERKQVTVLFADLKGSMELLADRDPEEARKLLDPVLERMMEAVHRYEGTVNQVMGDGIMALFGAPLAHEDHAVRACYAALRMQESVKRYAEEARRAHGVNVQIRVGLNSGEVVVRAIDSDLHMDYSAIGQTTHLAARMEQLARPGTALMTKDTLRLAEGYIEVRPLGPVPVRGLAESVEIFEIVRAGAVRSRLQAAAARGLTPFVGRDGELGRLRETLEKARAGQGQIVAVSGEPGVGKSRLFWEFTHSHRTHGWLILESSPLSYGRMTSYLPVSDLLKTYFGIEDHDDKRRIREKVTGKILTLDDNLRGTIAVFLGLLDVSTDDVEQNTDPRERRRRTLDALKRLLLRESQVQPLLVIFENLHWLDGETQAFLDSLVESLPAARMLLMVNYRPEYTHDWGSKSYYTQFRMDPLQPESAGELLQAILGNDAALTPIKKLLVSQTEGNPFFLEECVQSLVEVGALSGDRGQYRMAKAVETLQMPPTVQAVLASRIDRLDPEDKRLLQAASVIGKDVPFALLDAIAELPEETLRTGLLRLQSAEFIYETTLFPALEYTFKHALTHDVAYGSLVTGRRKVLHARVVDALERLYSDRLSEQVERLAHHAVRGEAWEKAIGYLRQAGAKATSRAGNQEAVAFLEQALQVLTHLPEGRAKLEQAIDIRLELRPPLLQLGRLREVLQLSKEAEQLGAELGDESRLARVYSYLVNYHYLNGEPDLAIDYGERCLRIADATQDLALQALARTYLGLSCHAQGQYRRAELILRQNVDALAEARGTAADQSAISYVTSSGWLAFTLAELGDFHGADACVDQALRVADGAGHVYGQTIARTLAGLVWLRRGHLERALGLLQPSLDACREKHLDVWRPIPSSLLGLTLALSGRLDEAMPLLQDGVHLSEVLGVNAYLALWTLHWAEGLMAAGEDERAREMARHALDLAGSHKERGHQAWAWLLLGDLASRRGAPALAEAEQHYRESLAIAEELRMQPVVAHAKMGLGRVMRLAGDRARAEEYLVTAFMLFRGMDVPYWVRKCGKEMMQLGEIFVVARYNPQLYDYLEREFRHEERIRIIMDRRVGERRQRADPASGERRQTDRRRHEDVDANLRERGFVILHSGNGAS
- a CDS encoding methylated-DNA--[protein]-cysteine S-methyltransferase — protein: MGIPLSDDVKALIPGGPLPMPGGEAATAIELRTDTIDSELGPIVIVTDARALCALDFGDCEERMKELLTRRFEDLVLRHEANPLGVSEKVRAYFAGDLHSLDGIAVDPGGTEFQQTVWSALRKIPVGTTRTYGQLAARIGRPTASRAVGLANSLNPVAIVIPCHRVIGSNASLTGYAGGLPRKQWLLRHEGALL
- a CDS encoding peroxiredoxin, translated to MAIKVGDKLPDGTLTEMIETETAGCTIGPNAFQVSDLAKGKRIVIFAVPGAFTPTCSAKHVPGYTANYDKIRAKKVDEIWCVAVNDAFVMGAWAKDQKSAGKVRMLADGGAAYTKALGLEFDLIARGMGVRSQRYAMLVEDGVVKALNVEAPGKFEVSDAESMLKLL